ttttacatgccactgtaacacAGCACAAATTATTGACAATGTCATTTTAGAGGAGTGGAGTCATAAGTTTCTGCATCACGATATCTTGCTGAACGCTGCATTGTGCGTCCAATTAGGAAATACGACATCTGTTTCTGCTACTTCATTGGTAATTCTCGATATTAAACACATTCAACTAGGTCAAAATGGTACAAATTCTACCAGAAAAAGTTTCCCACGTGGTGGAGACACAGACTGTGACTCTAGATTTTTACTTTTCTGCAACTCTGGAGTAATTTGCTCTTGAGCTTTCTGTAGACAAAAGATTGCATGGGTGAAATAATTAATAATGGGCCAATGTTCTGTATCCAGTGTAACTGGGGACTATAGACTTTTTTACAGGTGGTCTTAGTGATGGTCCTCAACTGTCTCCACCCAAGTCTCGCCACATAGTCATACAGTTTATATAAGGACACATCTTGTGATGATGTAGCTTTACAGAAGGTCTCCTCatgactttttgtttttttcagacaTCAAAAATGTTACTTCCAGGCAAAATAGTTGGAGAATCAGAGGGAAGTTTATTAcagaaaaacaagattaaaaaacaAGAAACTATCATGTGTCTGCCCTGTATATTCAGCCTGCTCCCCAAACACTGAGCTCAACAGAACGTCTCATGACAATGGTGAAGCTCCAACACATCATCCAACATCCAAAATCTTAGCAGCTCCACTAAACTATTTAATATGTCAGAGGGCTGCAGCTCCACCAAACCATCCAACATCCTAGAAGACCGCAGCTCCATCAAGCCAGCCAATATCCAAGAAAGCTGCAGCTCTGCCAAACCATCCAATATCCTTGAAGGCTGTAGTTCCTCCAAACCATCCAATATCCAAGAAGGCTTCAGATCCACCAAACCATCCAATAGCCTAGAAGGCTGCAGCTCCACCAAACCATTCAATACCCAAGAAAGCTGCAGCTCCACCAAATCATCCAATATCGTAGAAGGTTGGTGCTCCACCAAACCAGCCAGTGTCCATGAAGGCTTTAACTCCACCAAACCGTCCAATATTCAAGAAAGCTGCAGCTCCACCAAATCATCAAATATCCCAGAAGGTTTCAACTCCACCAAACCATTCAATATCCATGAAGGCTGCAGCTCCACCAAACCATCTAATATCCTAGAGTGTTGCCGCTGCAACTCACCATCTACTATCCAAGAAAGCTGCAGCTCCACCAAATCATCTAATATCATAGAATGTTGACGTTCCAACTAACCATGAAGTGTTCAAGAAGCTTGCATCTTATCATGCCAGGTCTACTTGGACAATACTTCTGAACTAGCTAGTATTGATGATGTCtatgtgttctcaaactgaaatgcAGCACAAAATAACAACTAAAGGTCCCACCTGAAGGGGACCACAAAATCATAATAGACCTAACACTCGTTGACCATGTGAACCCAGACATATACATATTAAGGCTCAGTATAAGCTCCAACACATGAATAAAAGTTGTTAACAAAAGTTGTTTACcattttctggcctccatttatagTTTTCACATACTTTCCAAATAGTTAAAGCAATAGATATTTTTGGCTCCACCTTGCTATATATGGTCAAGAGAGTGAGCATGGTCCTCCACTTTGGATGACGGCAGAAGACTCAACAATGTGCTGAAGAGATCTTTGAAAACTCTCAGAACTCTTGTCCATCTTCTACCTCCTTGCCACCTGTAGCTGCACCCTTAAACAGGTGCTTTTCTTGCAGTTCTTGCAATGCAGTTCTTGCTTTCGGTTAATAAAGAGAAGTCAAGCGCAAGGACTCCCATCTATAAGTGATTAACCCCTCATTGTGCAGAAGTGAcctgtcatgaactggggttgtttggccATCCCCGAGTCATTTCTGAaggagatttatctatatcccacttaccagttccggtttggaactcgcagctctctggcgcccccttaccctcaggtcagtcaggaaactgcatctaggataattagtcaccagaaaggctgcctgctatgtactggctattgggcacacactgcagtgagggtgatataattattcccagctgCAGTGAGCAATACACTATAAAAACCCTGTTCTGTCACTGCCAGCGTTACCCACCAGCGCAGGACACTTCCGCTTCCATAGGCTCCTATtttttaattaataacgggtcaggagccaactcaattagtagcgtaatttacttcagaggatgtgtaagtacgttatagagcaaggagaagcaaagctagtaattttatatattttactccaaatgtAGGTAGTGTTTACAAAACTATAAAAAGATATTATCAAATGAGACAATTATGTATacacagacaattacaaaataaaaaaggattaaaggaagaaaatagacttaagttctctcatatcatggctgaccatgcggctggggggaggggagcatatgtcccaatgcatcacagAGGGTGTCTCAGCTAGTTCCCTGGACAAAATCTAGTGCAAAATAAGGTCTCACTATCTTATacttgtgcccaaaaccaaggcactccccctgtgatgACCTCACTGGGTGGCTGATTACTCCCCTTTCTTGAAGATATGAAAAACCATCTCTACACAAATCTTGGCGTATAATCTTATACAAAGACAACACAGTTATCATTATGCTCAGCATGACattgggggttcatttaagtataaacacgaagTGGATACATGACCTGATTACAGAGAAATCCGTTCCTTAAATTTCATTGGGTTTTAATCCTAGAGATTTCAGTGGGgtatagatctctcggtggacatcCAGAATATGTAACTTATATGTCTCTATCCCTAATCGGTGCCATTATACGTAACTTTTTAAGAACAAAGCAGTCTCCCATGCGGTTTGAAAGCTGCGAtaccagttatagctggtatcAGGTGAGAGgggggggatgaggggtttagaaTTACATAGAGCTGACAGGCAGAGTGAAAAGGAGAAAAGCTTGCTtattggcagacgcggtactgaataaggtgcgcgtctctgactggggagcacctagatagagcagcacggaaaggttgtcagtgccagttcccccctagcatcactcccccttagtgatgcactaattagaagACCCCCAGCCGaccagtggtcactggaggggaggggtcctacggccactcctacaggggttaaatccaggtgtccggctgggaacttcctcttttcctcccggcggacacctggaaaggTGAGAACTGGCTTCAGGCCATTGTCGCGACATCAGGGCTCAGCTTTCTGGGCCCTCTCCCGACCCCCTGCTCACACCCCCCTTATCTGGTCCGGTCGGGTCAGCCTCGTCCTCCCTCATGCCCCAGGGGCCCCTTCTGGTTAGCTCACCTTCGGCCTGCTCACCAGCTGGGGGGGCGTCCCGTGCAGCGTCCCTGCGGTCCGGAGGATGGATCGGTGCTGCTCCTATCTTCCACGCAGCGGTCCGAGGCGGCGGGGAAGGGCCGGGCGCCGCACATGCCGAAAAAACATAGTAGGCCCCCTTGTCGACGAGGCACCGGGCCGAGCAGCGTGCAGTGTCGCCTCCTCTCCCCACGGCTCCGGTGGCTGGCGGCGAGCTGGCTGGCGGCGCTAGGCGGCGCGAGGCATCGCCCCTTCCCTGGCTGCTCCGGTGGATCCCCCAGCCGCACGGGGGGGCAGGCGGTCTGCCCGCTTACCCCGCGCCCCGGAGCGTCTCCAGGTTGGGGAGGGGGCGGCCTCGCAGCTGCTGGCGTCTTCCGGCTCCCTCCTCGGGCTCGGTCCGGCGCTCAGAGGAAGCCCCGCCCACCCacttccggtccccgcccaccCACTTCCGGTCCCCGCATTACAGCGCTGGGAACAGCACCGGCCGGTCCTCGGTTACCTTCCCTCCGGGCACATATACGCCGCCCGCAGGGGGT
This is a stretch of genomic DNA from Ranitomeya variabilis isolate aRanVar5 chromosome 6, aRanVar5.hap1, whole genome shotgun sequence. It encodes these proteins:
- the LOC143781320 gene encoding uncharacterized protein LOC143781320; amino-acid sequence: MSEGCSSTKPSNILEDRSSIKPANIQESCSSAKPSNILEGCSSSKPSNIQEGFRSTKPSNSLEGCSSTKPFNTQESCSSTKSSNIVEGWCSTKPASVHEGFNSTKPSNIQESCSSTKSSNIPEGFNSTKPFNIHEGCSSTKPSNILECCRCNSPSTIQESCSSTKSSNIIEC